In Thermosulfurimonas sp. F29, the sequence ACGCAAAGTTTTTCCGAACAAAGACATGGCAGTATATCCATCGTCCTCCTCGATCCGCTCTATTCTCAACTTTTTCATTTCTTCCAGAGATTGCTCGATTACCACCGGCTCCACCGGCCCTCGACCTGCTTCAAGTATCCTGGAAACCTCCTCCGGTTTGAGCCTGCGCTCACGGTCAAATATGAGGAGTATGTTACGGTTGGTGAAAAGACTTTTGGCCACTTCCTCAAAAACTTTTTTGAGCCTTAGAGCTTCAATTTCCTCAGGAAAAAGACCGGGGTCAGCACTCACGCACATGACGCACCTCCTTTATTTTTTTTGAGTCCTTTCTCAGTCCATATACCCATCATCCTCCTCGATCCGCTCGATACGCCACTCCCTGAGCCCCTCCCGAATCACGCGCTTCTCCTCATCCCGGCGGTAACTTCCTTTTCCCTTCTTCGGGCGGTGAACTCCGCCGCGGGGAACGAGAGGCATACGATAACCCTCGATGTGCTTATCTTTGTCCATCACACACCTCCCTCTTAACCCTCCTGAACGCCTCGAGCCGTCCCTTGATCCTTTCCTCGATGAGCCTCTTCTCTATCCGAAGCTCCGACGGAAGCTCCTCGCCAATCCGATTGACCTCTTCGAGATGCGCTTCCGTCTCGGCAATCATTCGGTCCACCATCTCGCAAAACTTCTTCATCCGTGGCCTCCTCGCCGGTTTCATGCGTTCTTCTAAGCGTCTCGCCCAGCGGACAGCATCCGCTCGGCGCAAGAGGCTCCGTTTCTTCGGTCCCAGAATCGACGAAGCAGGCGGCGCGAATGTCCAGTTGCCCCGGCTCCGGGTTCCTTACGAATTCCCACTTCTTCCCAAAAAAACCGTCCGCCACGCACGCCGCCAGCACCCGCTCCACACCCGGCTCACCCAGCATGCACCGGGCCTCCCACACGGCCCGACGGGCACCGGGGAGGTCGTGGAAATCCTTGGTCCACAGGCGCATGGTTCCCTCTTTCTCGATCAAAGCGAGACCGAAAACGCGAGAACGCAAAAAGATGAGCAGCATGCCAGAAATTGCCGTGAGACTGACCAGGGTTGACAGTCCCGCAAGAGCACCCAGAAAAAACAACGACCGATTGAAATACCAGAGCTTCAAAATGACGAACGCAAAAATGGACCACGCAATACTCAAGAGAAACACCTGTTTGATCCGGTAAGGCAGGGACTCCTGGTACTTTGCGATGAAGGCTCCGAGGGAATCGAACCGATGCCTTCGCCTGTAAAACTCATACGCCTGAATGGCACCGACGACCCAGAAGGCCGCGGTGAAAACGAAGGCGTGACACATCAGAAATTCTTTAATCGTTTGAATCATGCCGCTCCTCCGGCGATGCGGTCGAACAGGGGAAGTACGCGGGCGCTTTCGGTCTTCCGGCTCTTTTGAGACAAGCGCCGCTCCGCAACCATGGCCACGGCCAGAGAAATTTCGTAGGGAATCATGGCTCTGAGCTCCTTACGATCGGGATGAGGCCAGAGTTTCGTTTTACCGTAAAACTTCCGATCATTTCCTACGAGTTTTTTCAGCTCGTCAAAGGGGAACCATCCCCACAGGTAAAAAGGCCCCAAACGGCAGGGGGCCTTGCCGAGCCACCTCTGAGCACCCCGCACATTTTCGAGAATCCATAGCTTCGGAGAAAGTTCCCGAACGATCCGGAAAACCTCCCAGACCAGGGAAAGGGCTTCCGGCGAGGGACGATCCTCTTCGTACCAGGGTTTTTCCGCCCGGGAGAATTCGTCGCAGGGTGGAGAAGCCCAGAGAAGATCCACCCTCTCCTCGCCGGGCCACCGATCCAGAAAGTCGCGCACATCGCAAAGAAAGTCCGGCGCGAACCTCGGATCCACGTCGACGGTGTACACCTGCCATCCGCGCTCGCGCATGGCACGCGAGGCGCCGCCCAGGCCGGAAAAAAGATCCAACATCACGAACATGTCTCCGCCCGTGTTTGCCGTTTTACGGTCCTTCCCGTCCTTTGATGCCGTGCGGAATCGGCGGACGGAACGGTCGAAGCCGTCTCCGGGTACTTCCGTCTCAGATAAGCCTCATGCCATTCCAGGATCCGTTGAACCCGCTTGAACCGCACCATCCTCTCCCACCGGGTGTGCGTCCGGTGGCCGAGAATGGCCAGCCCGCACCGGGGCATCTTCCGCTTGTTCTCGCGGTACCTGCGCTTCATCGTACGCCCGCTTCCCCCGCGCATTCCCGACAGGCCAGATGAGCCACGCCGTTCTCAACCCGCGGGAAGGCGTCCGCCTCGGACACGATGAGCCTTCCGCAACCGCGGCACAAAGGAAGCCTTCCCTCCCGCCGGGCCCGGCGATAAAGAGCCTGGGCTCGACGGCGCCGAATCCACGTGCGAATTTTCTCCGTCACCGCGCCGCCTCCTTGGCCCTAATATTCCGCACTCACCTTGTGCCCTTCGCAGACCTCCTCCACACGGTCCTCAATAAGCTGACCGTTCCTCCAGACACGCTTGCGCACCTTACGGCACTCGGTCCGGGTCCGCGGATCATAGTAGGCTCCGGAAACCGGCTCCGCCCGCACCACCTCGCCCGCCTGCGTCCGATAGGTCACAGGGCGCCCGGTCCGTGCAGCCTGAAGCTCGGCCTGCCTCGAAACGTGCGCAAGACCACCACCGAGAACCGCTCCCGCCGCCGCACCGATGGCCGCCCCGCGCCAGGGATTGTCCTTGTCGATGAGGGCTCCGAGACCCGCTCCCACCACCGCTCCGAGACCGGCTCCCTTCGCTTCAGGTGAAGCCTGCTGCACCGTCGAAACACAGGCCGAAAGAAGCAACACCAGCACAATCCCCAAAATGCCCAGGCGTTTCATCATGGCCGCACCCCCTTTCTGTAAAAGTGTGTGACCCTCCGTTGACGCCGTTTCCCGTCCGAAAACGGCGCCTCCTCCACGACCCTCCTGATTCCCTCCACCGCCGCAACCGGAACCCCCATCCGCTCCGCTACACGAACAAGCTCCCTCAAATGAGATGCCCGCACGCGCCTCGGCTTCCCCGCGTAGCGCTCCCGCACCGCCTTGTCCCGCCATTCCCGAAGCACCCGCACGTCCACCCCCGCCCCTCCGCGCCGTCTCCGTCTCCGGCCAGAGCACGTCCTCAAGCCAGTCGGAAAGCCTCCGGTTCCGCGGACCCGCCAGGAGGTCCCGATACCACTGCGTAATCACCGCTACAGCGAGGTTCTCCTCGGGAAGGGAAGGCTTCGTGCGAAAGAAGTCCTTGAAGGAACTTTCAAGCTCAATCATGACCCTTCCTCCCCGTCGTCCTCAACCCAAATTAAGAGAAATCTCCACCGTCTCCTCCCTGACCCTTTTCGCCCCACCGCGAGACGGACGAACCGGAAGGTCCCGCAAATTCGCCCTCCTCTCAAACCAGTCCTCCGCCCGGTTCGCCCCCAAATACCGCTCCTCCTTCGTCCCCACAAGTATGTACGCCTTCTTCAGCTCCTTGGGCGTTATCTCCACCATGTCTATCGCCCGCCTGACCACATCGAAGTGCAACGCCACCCGCTCCCGACCCAGCGCCTCCGTCACCTCCCACGGCTCAATCCCGCCCCTTCCCGAAAAAATCCTCTCCCGAAAGGACCGCCACATCTCCACATCCCCGTCGCACAGCCACGTGAGATACTCCTGCAACTCCGTAATGAACCCCGGCGGCCCCGTGTTCGCCCACACAATCAGCGCCACCAAATCCGCCCCATCGTGAAACATCTCCCCCCGTCCATCCGGCCTCTCGTACCGCTCATACCAGAGACGCGTCATGATCAAATACGGAACCACCCCCCGCAACCACTTGATGGCCAACACCTCAAGCCTCCCGAACTCCTCCCACAACGCAAAAGGCGAATACCGAGGAAACAACATGTCCCTCAAAACCATCTGCGCCTTCGCATAGAGGGGATGAAAATCCGCATCAATCGGCGCACCACGCTCGTCCACCGCCGTCACCCGAACCGGCGGCGACGCAAACAACACCCCCTTTTCATAACGCCCCTGCCCCTCCCTCCGCTCCGGTTCGTCCCTCCTCCCGAAAAACCTCTTGAGATCAATGCCCATGGCTCACCCCCTCAAAGGTGTTTCCTCACCCCTTAGCATAACAAAATCGCCTGCCCGAACTTCGTTCCGATCAGCGACAGGACACCATGACGGCGATCTTGAGGTGGTCCGCCGAAGCGGCACCGTTCAAAAATCCTTCCCATTCGTCGGTCGCGGGAACCGACCCGTAGCAGTAAGTCTGGTAATCCGCACCCGACACGCAGTAGTACCCCCAGACCGCCCACTCGTAATACGAAGAAGGCGAACTCGTCGCCTCCGCCCACGCCTCGCTACCCTTGAGCGAGTAAGCCGTAGTCACCTTCGCCACCGCCGCCTCCACCCGCACCCGATCCCGACTCACCCTTTCCCCGCAGTACACGTAAATCCGCGCCGGTCGGTTCAACCCCGAATCGACGAAGTACGGCGAACCGTCACTGTGCCCGGTGGCACTGACGAAAGCATCCCAGTCGCGGTACACCCGCACATCGGCATGCGCTATGGGTAGCGTTCCGCTCCAAGGCACCGCCGAAACCGTGAAAACCGCCGAACGCACGACCCTCGGAAGATCAGCCCAGCTCCGTCCCGACGGCAACCTGTCTCTGGCATACCCCCCGGAATCCGCCGCCCGGACCACCGCCGCCAACCCCAAAAACACCGTCCAGACAATCACCGGAATAATCACCGGGATGATCGCCAAAATTCGTTTCATGGTGACACCTCCCTGCTTCTTTTTCTCACCCTTCCGTAAAAGAGCACGATTCGCCGCCGCTATACAAACGATGCGGGAGGTTGTCCATGACCCTGGAAGAACTCATGAAAATCGTCCTGACCGACCTAGGATACGCGGAACGCCGCGAACAGATACAGGCGGCCCACTTTCTGACGGTTCCCTGCTGCCGTTCCGAGAACCCTCCCGACAAAAACGCCGCCTTTCCGCTTCGCTTCGACAGCGCCGTGGAAGCCGGAACCGGTGTGGGAAAAACCCTGGCCTACCTGATACCCGCTCTGGGAGCACGCTTCGGGCTTCTCGATGAAACCGTGTGGCTCGATCCCGACCATCCGCGCCTCATCCCCCGCATGTTCGACCTGGACAGGGAAACGGCTCTGGGTCGCATCCCGGAAAACGAAACCCCATCCGCC encodes:
- a CDS encoding DNA cytosine methyltransferase yields the protein MLDLFSGLGGASRAMRERGWQVYTVDVDPRFAPDFLCDVRDFLDRWPGEERVDLLWASPPCDEFSRAEKPWYEEDRPSPEALSLVWEVFRIVRELSPKLWILENVRGAQRWLGKAPCRLGPFYLWGWFPFDELKKLVGNDRKFYGKTKLWPHPDRKELRAMIPYEISLAVAMVAERRLSQKSRKTESARVLPLFDRIAGGAA
- a CDS encoding YMGG-like glycine zipper-containing protein produces the protein MIELESSFKDFFRTKPSLPEENLAVAVITQWYRDLLAGPRNRRLSDWLEDVLWPETETARRGGGGRAGASGMAGQGGAGALRGEAEARAGISFEGACSCSGADGGSGCGGGGNQEGRGGGAVFGRETASTEGHTLLQKGGAAMMKRLGILGIVLVLLLSACVSTVQQASPEAKGAGLGAVVGAGLGALIDKDNPWRGAAIGAAAGAVLGGGLAHVSRQAELQAARTGRPVTYRTQAGEVVRAEPVSGAYYDPRTRTECRKVRKRVWRNGQLIEDRVEEVCEGHKVSAEY